One window of Robiginitalea biformata HTCC2501 genomic DNA carries:
- a CDS encoding MoaD/ThiS family protein, with amino-acid sequence MTVLLFGVTRDIVGNGSLSIPMNQAGRLQTVADLKTYLKKMYPDLGGLSSLAVAVNKSYAGDGDKITNFDEIALIPPVSGG; translated from the coding sequence ATGACCGTATTGCTATTTGGAGTTACCCGCGATATCGTTGGCAATGGCTCCCTGTCCATCCCCATGAACCAGGCGGGCCGGCTACAGACGGTGGCCGACCTGAAAACCTACCTGAAGAAAATGTACCCGGACCTCGGGGGGCTGAGTTCCCTGGCGGTGGCCGTAAACAAATCCTACGCCGGGGATGGGGATAAAATCACGAATTTTGACGAAATTGCATTAATTCCGCCGGTAAGCGGGGGGTAA
- a CDS encoding vWA domain-containing protein, whose amino-acid sequence MHMIRTFLLIFGLTGMFLSCGNADDDVSFDLNGNGDLGLGKPVDDCLDFGPNELILSIQDQYTTLPGKVSVFFRVSDEFGNPVAGLTADQFTIYEQGRNDDCFSTISSSESQSRISPNSQIFQNHTLLVLDLSNSVLSGSLTELKSASASFIDNVMPAVPAESFQMAIYWFDGEDVLHELNPLTSSREELIAAVESIDSDFSNDPSTDLYGAVIKSTDLATDLLRDSEQNNTIGAASIVLFTDGTDQASRYSESQALDKVEKANSNISFFTIGLGAEIDSEVLEEIGKTFSVFAGNKEELEVTFNQLSQKVSERANSFYLFEYCSPKRDGSGENNLAIRVQHGGLQGAVQTSFDASGFTAGCQ is encoded by the coding sequence ATGCATATGATCCGCACCTTTTTGTTAATCTTCGGACTTACCGGGATGTTCCTTTCCTGTGGAAACGCAGACGACGACGTATCCTTTGACCTGAACGGCAACGGCGACCTGGGCCTGGGCAAACCGGTAGACGATTGTCTGGATTTTGGCCCGAACGAACTCATCCTGTCCATTCAGGACCAGTATACGACCCTCCCGGGAAAAGTATCCGTATTCTTCCGGGTGTCCGATGAATTCGGCAACCCGGTGGCTGGCCTCACGGCCGACCAGTTCACCATCTACGAGCAGGGCCGGAACGACGATTGCTTCAGTACGATATCCTCCTCGGAATCCCAGTCCCGAATCTCCCCGAATTCGCAGATTTTTCAGAACCACACACTCCTTGTGCTGGACCTGAGCAACAGCGTCCTCAGCGGCAGCCTCACCGAACTGAAGTCTGCCTCCGCGAGTTTTATCGATAATGTGATGCCGGCTGTACCTGCCGAATCCTTCCAGATGGCGATCTACTGGTTTGACGGCGAAGATGTCCTGCACGAGCTCAACCCGCTGACCTCGTCACGGGAAGAGTTGATTGCGGCCGTGGAGTCTATCGATTCAGATTTCAGCAATGACCCGTCTACCGACCTGTACGGTGCGGTCATCAAAAGTACGGACCTGGCAACCGACCTGCTCCGGGACAGCGAACAGAACAACACCATCGGGGCGGCGTCCATCGTCCTGTTTACCGACGGCACCGACCAGGCATCCCGCTATTCGGAAAGCCAGGCGCTTGACAAGGTGGAAAAAGCAAACTCCAACATTTCCTTCTTTACCATTGGCCTGGGGGCCGAAATCGACAGCGAGGTACTGGAGGAAATCGGGAAGACATTCAGCGTGTTTGCGGGGAACAAGGAAGAACTCGAGGTCACCTTTAACCAACTGTCCCAAAAGGTCTCCGAGCGGGCGAACAGTTTTTACCTGTTTGAATATTGCAGTCCGAAACGCGACGGCAGCGGGGAGAACAACCTGGCCATCCGCGTTCAGCACGGTGGGCTGCAGGGTGCCGTCCAAACGTCTTTTGACGCTTCCGGCTTTACCGCTGGTTGCCAGTAA
- a CDS encoding M14 family metallopeptidase — MKYILPLLTLCLFVLPVSGQTESFTERFYDSYETYREPSLGKRRIKHADIQPLIDALAVKPGFEVNRVGTSIEGRPLRLISLGDGQTDIFLWSQMHGDEPTATQAIFDILNFLGAPEFADEKSRLLDSVRLHFLPMLNPDGAEVYQRRNTLGIDINRDALRLQSPEGQTLKRVRDSLEAEFGFNLHDQSTYYNAERTPKPATISYLAPAYNYEKAINEVRSRAMQVIGYMNRIIQRYAPGQVGKYNDDFEPRAFGDNIQKWGTSAILIESGGYPEDPEKQEIRKLNYVSILSAIYAIGSGSYRNVGLEAYEEIPENDRKLFDLKIEQVTYPLLGKDYIIDLGIHRFEVDTPDHEDFWYSSRITDQGDLSTYYGYETLNASGYRLGAGKVYSQVLPNLEAVGKLDFWELLGQGITYVRVADLPKKATSTPYPIQVVGASFELPEPRWDVGDNPTFVLTREGSVRYVVVNGFLYEPDSRKGSGKNSMILR, encoded by the coding sequence ATGAAATACATCTTACCGCTTTTAACGCTTTGCCTGTTTGTTTTGCCTGTCTCTGGGCAAACGGAATCCTTTACGGAACGGTTTTACGACAGTTATGAAACCTACCGGGAACCGAGCCTGGGAAAACGAAGAATCAAGCACGCGGATATCCAACCGCTGATCGACGCGCTGGCCGTCAAACCCGGGTTTGAGGTCAACCGCGTCGGGACCTCCATAGAAGGCCGACCCCTGCGGCTCATTAGCCTGGGGGACGGGCAAACAGACATTTTCCTGTGGTCCCAGATGCACGGGGACGAACCCACGGCCACCCAGGCCATATTCGACATCCTGAACTTCCTGGGAGCCCCGGAGTTTGCCGACGAGAAATCCCGACTCCTGGATTCGGTCCGGCTGCACTTCCTGCCGATGCTCAATCCGGACGGGGCGGAGGTCTACCAGCGACGCAACACCCTTGGCATCGACATCAACCGGGATGCCCTGCGGCTGCAATCCCCGGAAGGCCAAACCCTTAAACGGGTGCGGGACAGCCTGGAAGCGGAATTCGGCTTTAACCTGCACGACCAGAGTACCTACTACAATGCCGAGCGCACCCCGAAACCGGCCACCATCTCCTACCTGGCCCCGGCCTACAACTACGAGAAGGCAATCAATGAGGTTCGCAGCCGCGCCATGCAGGTGATTGGATATATGAACCGGATTATCCAGCGGTATGCCCCCGGGCAGGTTGGAAAATACAACGACGATTTTGAACCCCGGGCATTCGGGGACAACATCCAGAAGTGGGGGACAAGCGCCATCCTCATTGAATCCGGTGGCTATCCGGAAGACCCTGAAAAGCAGGAAATCCGCAAATTGAATTACGTTTCCATCCTCTCGGCGATCTACGCCATCGGATCGGGAAGCTACCGCAACGTTGGCCTGGAAGCCTACGAGGAAATCCCGGAAAACGACCGGAAACTCTTCGACCTGAAAATCGAACAGGTCACGTATCCGCTACTCGGGAAGGACTATATAATCGACCTGGGGATCCACCGGTTTGAGGTAGACACCCCGGACCATGAGGATTTCTGGTACAGCAGCCGCATTACCGACCAGGGGGACCTGTCCACATACTACGGCTATGAAACTCTGAACGCGTCGGGCTATCGGCTCGGGGCTGGTAAAGTATACAGCCAGGTGCTCCCGAATTTGGAAGCTGTTGGGAAATTGGATTTCTGGGAGCTGCTCGGGCAGGGGATCACCTATGTCCGCGTGGCGGACCTGCCTAAAAAGGCCACTTCCACCCCGTATCCGATACAAGTGGTAGGTGCATCCTTTGAATTGCCGGAACCCCGCTGGGATGTGGGGGACAATCCCACCTTTGTCCTGACCCGGGAGGGTTCGGTCCGCTACGTTGTGGTCAATGGCTTCCTGTACGAACCGGACAGCCGCAAAGGATCGGGGAAGAACAGTATGATCCTGCGTTGA
- a CDS encoding N-acetylmuramoyl-L-alanine amidase codes for MPLKNYAFPAVILVILLVATACSTYRPLLSDRPIRFDRERLELTGAYLRDRYGMEQEDARIEPRMIVLHWTAIPTLEESFDAFYPPRLPDTRGDITSAGALNVSAHYLVDRDGSILQLMPDTLMARHVIGLNHCAIGIENVGGTPETPLTKAQLLANEWLVRQLAATHNIQYLIGHYEYTRFEGHPLWLEKDSGYRTEKTDPGRQFMKKIRNSVRDLGLKPAPEK; via the coding sequence ATGCCATTGAAAAACTATGCCTTCCCAGCTGTAATTTTGGTGATCCTGTTGGTTGCAACGGCCTGCAGTACGTACCGCCCCTTATTGTCGGACCGCCCGATACGTTTTGACCGGGAGCGACTGGAATTGACCGGTGCCTACCTCAGGGACCGGTATGGGATGGAGCAGGAGGATGCCCGTATTGAACCCCGGATGATCGTACTCCACTGGACGGCCATCCCCACTCTGGAGGAGTCATTTGATGCATTTTACCCGCCCCGACTGCCGGATACGCGCGGGGACATCACCTCGGCGGGCGCCCTGAACGTCTCGGCCCACTATTTGGTAGACCGGGACGGCAGTATCCTGCAATTGATGCCGGATACACTGATGGCCCGGCATGTGATAGGGCTGAACCATTGTGCGATCGGCATCGAGAATGTGGGGGGCACTCCGGAGACCCCGCTCACAAAAGCGCAACTCCTGGCCAATGAATGGCTGGTACGCCAATTAGCCGCAACCCATAACATCCAATACCTGATCGGACATTACGAGTATACCCGGTTCGAAGGGCACCCGCTCTGGTTGGAAAAAGACAGCGGGTACCGGACGGAAAAAACGGATCCCGGAAGGCAATTCATGAAAAAAATCCGAAATTCGGTCCGGGATCTGGGACTGAAACCCGCGCCCGAAAAATAG
- a CDS encoding 3D domain-containing protein, which produces MRHNPPASLIFLLFFLISCSGPEYAWKELEVTVTAYNSVPWQTSGNPSLTAWGDTLRPGMQCIAVSRDLIALGLDHNTEVKIQGLPGTFLVKDKMNRRFKRHIDLYMGEDVKGAREWGRKKRVIRYRVPARENLRKEVNTE; this is translated from the coding sequence ATGAGACATAACCCACCTGCCAGCCTGATATTCCTGCTCTTTTTCCTGATATCCTGTTCCGGGCCGGAATATGCCTGGAAGGAACTCGAGGTGACGGTGACGGCTTATAATTCGGTGCCCTGGCAAACTTCCGGAAACCCTTCCCTGACCGCATGGGGTGATACGCTCCGGCCCGGGATGCAATGCATTGCAGTTTCCCGGGACCTTATTGCCCTGGGCCTTGACCATAACACGGAAGTTAAAATCCAGGGGCTTCCCGGGACCTTCCTGGTCAAGGATAAGATGAACCGTCGCTTTAAACGGCACATCGACCTGTATATGGGCGAGGATGTGAAAGGCGCGCGGGAATGGGGCCGTAAAAAACGCGTTATCCGTTACCGGGTGCCCGCTCGCGAAAATCTCCGGAAAGAGGTAAATACAGAATAA
- a CDS encoding 1,4-dihydroxy-2-naphthoyl-CoA synthase, translated as MESPDWKPAGEFEDITYRKCDGVARIAFNRPEVRNAFRPKTTSELYRAFYDAMEDRSIGVVLLSAEGPSPKDGVYAFCSGGDQRARGHQGYVGEDGYHRLNILEVQRLIRFMPKVVIAVVPGWAVGGGHSLHVVCDLTLASAEHAIFKQTDADVTSFDGGYGSAYLAKMVGQKRAREIFFLGRDYRAQEAYEMGMVNAVVPHDELEQTAYQWAREILAKSPTSIKMLKFAMNLTDDGMVGQQVFAGEATRLAYMTDEAKEGRDAFLEKRKPDFGKDQWIP; from the coding sequence ATGGAATCACCCGATTGGAAACCAGCAGGAGAATTTGAGGATATTACCTATCGCAAATGCGACGGGGTTGCGCGGATTGCCTTCAACCGTCCCGAGGTGCGCAATGCCTTTCGCCCGAAAACCACCAGCGAACTGTACCGGGCGTTTTACGACGCCATGGAAGACCGTTCGATCGGGGTGGTATTGCTTTCTGCCGAGGGGCCTTCCCCAAAAGACGGGGTGTACGCCTTTTGCAGCGGGGGCGACCAGCGGGCCCGGGGGCATCAGGGTTATGTGGGCGAGGACGGCTACCACCGCCTGAACATCCTGGAGGTGCAACGCCTGATCCGTTTTATGCCCAAGGTAGTCATTGCCGTGGTGCCCGGATGGGCAGTAGGAGGGGGACACAGCCTGCATGTGGTTTGCGACCTGACGCTGGCCAGCGCGGAACACGCAATTTTTAAACAGACTGATGCGGACGTCACCAGTTTTGACGGGGGGTATGGCTCGGCCTACCTCGCCAAGATGGTCGGGCAGAAGCGGGCGCGGGAGATCTTTTTCCTGGGCAGGGATTACCGGGCACAGGAAGCCTACGAAATGGGAATGGTCAATGCCGTGGTACCCCATGACGAACTGGAACAGACCGCCTACCAGTGGGCCCGTGAGATACTGGCCAAGTCGCCGACCTCGATCAAGATGCTGAAATTTGCCATGAACCTCACGGATGACGGTATGGTTGGCCAACAGGTTTTTGCGGGAGAAGCCACCCGGCTGGCCTATATGACGGACGAAGCCAAAGAGGGGCGGGATGCATTCCTGGAGAAGCGGAAACCCGATTTCGGGAAGGACCAGTGGATTCCGTAA
- a CDS encoding DEAD/DEAH box helicase — translation MSAQTESTEKTLYDYQLEDLGKIFKCLEESPDDINLLYQLPTGGGKTVVFSEIARRYIRQTGKKVVVLTHRIELSLQTSRMLSGFGVNNKIINSEVKELDESDDYECYVAMVETLNNRLQEKAITLEGVGLVIIDEAHYNSFRKLFKYFEKSVILGVTATPLSSNIKLPMKDHYKKLIVGESIASLIEKKFLAKANLYNYDVSLKSLKLGISGDYTVKSSDALYGNQQMLGKLVGAYEELAKGTKTLIFNNGISTSKYVYETFKRAGYPIRHLDNKNSASERREILDWFANTPDAILTSVSILTTGFDEPSVETIILNRATRSLTLYFQMIGRGSRILKDKEEFTVIDLGNNIARFGPWDAPVDWQEIFHFPDFYLENIRNDEEIEREFVYEMPAELREKFGRSSDIDFDVKEEYKKIFAQGKKSKLVLEKSIEQHARICVENSEDVFDARILARELRDEIEYRIKQYSYCIMNNTKNYRDWLQEDYERRLRLKISQLFAARM, via the coding sequence TTGAGCGCACAAACCGAGTCTACCGAAAAAACCCTTTACGACTATCAGCTGGAAGACCTGGGCAAGATTTTCAAATGCCTCGAGGAATCCCCGGATGATATCAACCTCCTTTACCAGTTGCCTACGGGAGGCGGGAAAACCGTCGTATTTTCGGAGATTGCGCGCCGCTACATCCGGCAGACAGGCAAGAAGGTAGTTGTGCTGACGCACCGAATCGAGCTCAGCCTCCAGACTTCCCGAATGCTCTCAGGCTTCGGCGTTAACAACAAGATCATCAACAGTGAGGTAAAGGAACTCGACGAGAGCGACGATTACGAATGCTATGTCGCCATGGTCGAAACCCTGAACAACCGCCTGCAGGAAAAGGCGATAACCCTGGAAGGCGTGGGCCTGGTGATTATCGACGAGGCCCATTACAATTCCTTCCGGAAACTTTTCAAGTACTTTGAAAAATCGGTGATACTCGGCGTAACCGCCACCCCGCTCAGCTCCAACATCAAGTTGCCGATGAAGGACCACTACAAGAAGCTGATCGTCGGGGAATCCATCGCCTCCCTGATTGAGAAAAAGTTTCTGGCCAAGGCGAACCTGTACAATTATGACGTCAGCCTGAAGTCCCTGAAATTAGGCATCAGCGGGGATTATACGGTGAAGTCCTCGGATGCGCTATACGGGAACCAGCAAATGCTCGGCAAACTGGTCGGTGCCTACGAGGAACTCGCCAAGGGTACCAAGACGCTGATCTTCAACAACGGGATCAGCACCTCCAAATACGTCTATGAAACGTTTAAGCGGGCCGGTTACCCGATCCGTCATCTGGACAATAAGAACTCGGCCTCTGAAAGGCGGGAAATCCTGGATTGGTTTGCCAATACCCCCGATGCAATCCTCACCTCGGTCAGTATCCTGACCACGGGATTTGACGAACCCAGCGTGGAAACGATCATCCTGAACCGGGCTACGCGTTCGCTGACCCTGTATTTCCAGATGATCGGACGCGGTTCGCGGATCCTCAAGGACAAGGAGGAATTCACCGTCATCGACCTCGGGAACAACATCGCACGGTTCGGGCCCTGGGATGCCCCGGTAGACTGGCAGGAAATTTTCCATTTCCCCGATTTCTACCTGGAAAACATCCGTAACGACGAGGAGATCGAACGGGAATTCGTCTATGAAATGCCTGCTGAACTCCGGGAAAAATTCGGGAGATCCTCGGATATTGACTTCGACGTAAAGGAGGAGTACAAAAAGATTTTTGCCCAGGGGAAGAAATCGAAGCTGGTACTCGAGAAAAGCATCGAACAGCATGCCCGGATATGCGTGGAGAACAGTGAGGATGTATTTGACGCCCGCATACTGGCCCGGGAACTTCGCGATGAAATCGAGTATCGCATCAAGCAGTATTCCTACTGCATTATGAACAACACCAAGAACTATCGGGACTGGCTTCAGGAGGACTACGAGCGCCGTCTCCGCCTGAAGATCTCGCAATTGTTTGCGGCCCGGATGTAG
- a CDS encoding 2-hydroxyacid dehydrogenase, giving the protein MAIAILRNDDRTDSWIRALEAVAPEIPLYDYHQPHPREAIRMVGVWKHPPGSLWEYPNLLGIHGLGAGVDFILEDPDLPEGLPVLRVVDPYLASDMAEYVLAQILSGLRQLPAYTLDQYSNRWNPRPYNRIEDVRVGIMGLGTLGKAVADLLVRTGFDVRGWTARSQPATGYPVFQGPEGRQAFLSESDILVCLLPLTPKTRGILDQSVFDQLPVGARLINVARGPLLNEEDLLEAFRTGQVAQACLDVFSQEPLTNSHPFWNHPGISMTPHVASVSEPESVAAQVIANYRALLGGGPLANEVSRERGY; this is encoded by the coding sequence ATGGCAATCGCAATCCTTCGAAATGACGACCGGACAGACTCCTGGATCCGTGCCCTGGAGGCTGTGGCGCCGGAGATTCCGCTATACGATTACCACCAACCACACCCCAGGGAAGCCATTCGCATGGTCGGCGTGTGGAAACACCCGCCGGGAAGCCTTTGGGAGTACCCGAATTTACTGGGTATCCACGGCCTGGGCGCCGGGGTGGACTTTATTCTCGAAGATCCCGATTTGCCCGAAGGCCTGCCTGTCCTGCGCGTCGTGGACCCTTACCTGGCCTCCGATATGGCGGAATATGTGCTGGCACAGATCCTGTCCGGACTCCGGCAGTTGCCGGCCTACACCCTCGACCAGTACAGCAACCGCTGGAACCCCCGGCCCTACAACCGGATTGAAGATGTCCGGGTGGGGATCATGGGGTTGGGCACCCTCGGAAAAGCAGTGGCAGATTTGTTGGTGCGCACCGGTTTCGACGTGCGGGGCTGGACCGCCCGGTCGCAACCCGCCACCGGGTATCCGGTTTTTCAAGGGCCGGAAGGCCGTCAGGCTTTCCTCTCGGAATCCGATATTTTGGTGTGTCTGCTTCCGCTAACCCCCAAGACCCGGGGTATCCTGGACCAAAGTGTTTTTGACCAGCTGCCCGTTGGGGCCCGGCTGATCAACGTGGCCCGGGGCCCGCTGCTCAATGAAGAAGACCTGTTGGAGGCCTTCCGTACGGGGCAGGTTGCCCAGGCCTGCCTGGATGTGTTTTCCCAGGAGCCATTGACAAACAGCCATCCCTTCTGGAACCACCCGGGGATTTCGATGACCCCGCACGTAGCGAGTGTTTCCGAGCCCGAATCGGTTGCCGCTCAGGTTATTGCCAATTACCGCGCGCTTTTGGGCGGTGGCCCACTGGCCAACGAGGTATCCCGGGAGCGGGGTTATTAA
- a CDS encoding DUF6155 family protein — translation MSKRALKKYVAGLDREALSEQLLDLYDRFPQVKTYYDFVFNPKEDKLLMEAKEKIRREYFPQGRRRPKARRSVAKNYIRHFGKLGMEPHLLADLMAYNLEIAAAFEKTRNCPDAFYRSIYKSYLDWTAYLVHQGIFGDFSDRHAALIAEIEKAGWPNAEDFLDRNEQLSL, via the coding sequence ATGAGCAAAAGAGCCCTGAAAAAATACGTGGCCGGACTGGACCGGGAAGCACTTTCCGAACAACTACTCGACCTTTACGACCGGTTTCCGCAGGTCAAGACCTACTACGATTTTGTTTTTAATCCGAAAGAGGACAAACTCCTGATGGAAGCCAAGGAGAAGATTCGAAGGGAATATTTTCCCCAGGGGAGAAGGCGCCCCAAGGCCCGGAGGTCGGTGGCCAAAAATTACATCCGGCATTTCGGGAAGCTCGGGATGGAACCGCACTTGCTGGCAGACCTGATGGCTTACAACCTGGAAATTGCGGCAGCCTTCGAAAAAACCCGCAATTGCCCGGATGCCTTTTACCGCAGCATCTATAAATCCTATCTGGATTGGACCGCCTACCTGGTACACCAGGGTATTTTTGGTGATTTCAGCGATCGCCATGCCGCCTTGATCGCGGAAATAGAAAAGGCAGGCTGGCCGAATGCGGAGGACTTTCTGGATCGAAATGAACAATTATCCCTCTAA
- a CDS encoding sigma-70 family RNA polymerase sigma factor, with product MRQLKIVKQVTNRESKSLDKYLQDISKIDLITANEEVELAQRIKQGDQLALEKLTKANLRFVVSVAKQYQNQGLKLPDLINEGNVGLVKAAKRFDETRGFKFISYAVWWIRQSILQALAEQSRVVRLPLNKIGSINKIKKTFSYLEQAHERPPSAEEIAKELDMTVSEVKQSIKNSGRHVSMDAPLREGEDSNLYDVLRSGESPKPDKSLMLQSLNTEINRALETLSPREADVVKLYYGIGDQQSMTLAEIGQTFDLTRERVRQIREKAIRKLRHHSRSKLLKAYLG from the coding sequence ATGAGGCAATTAAAAATTGTCAAGCAGGTCACTAACCGGGAGTCCAAATCGCTTGACAAGTACCTGCAAGATATAAGTAAAATTGATCTGATAACCGCCAATGAGGAAGTAGAACTCGCACAACGCATCAAACAGGGAGACCAACTCGCACTGGAGAAGCTTACCAAAGCCAACCTCCGGTTTGTGGTGTCCGTAGCCAAACAATATCAGAATCAGGGGCTCAAGCTGCCTGACCTGATCAATGAGGGCAATGTGGGCCTGGTAAAGGCCGCGAAGCGTTTTGATGAAACCCGAGGGTTTAAGTTCATCTCCTACGCCGTTTGGTGGATTCGTCAATCCATTCTGCAGGCCCTGGCCGAACAATCCCGTGTTGTAAGGCTGCCTCTTAACAAGATCGGCTCGATCAATAAGATCAAAAAAACATTTTCCTACCTGGAGCAGGCCCACGAGCGCCCACCTTCTGCAGAAGAGATCGCCAAAGAACTCGATATGACGGTGAGCGAGGTCAAGCAATCCATCAAGAATTCCGGAAGGCATGTCAGCATGGATGCCCCGCTTCGCGAAGGCGAAGATTCCAATTTGTACGATGTACTTCGTTCGGGAGAGTCCCCGAAACCGGACAAATCCCTGATGCTCCAGTCTTTGAACACCGAGATTAACCGGGCGCTGGAAACCCTGTCGCCCCGCGAGGCGGATGTGGTGAAACTTTATTACGGAATCGGAGACCAGCAATCGATGACGCTGGCCGAAATCGGACAAACTTTTGACCTGACCCGTGAACGGGTCCGGCAAATACGCGAAAAAGCCATTCGCAAGCTGCGCCACCATTCCAGGAGCAAGTTGCTCAAAGCGTATTTAGGATAG
- a CDS encoding YaiO family outer membrane beta-barrel protein gives MIISRKIFKVCVFATGICLSTQGQRSGYDPDVVLEYAQTLAFSGQTGPARDTLAAVLTDYPEYTDVETLLAKTYSWEGNYDQARRHLNRVTSRERLHTESWLAAIRNEQYAGNRSLALGLANKALMYLGPDSAITRIRKEILDSKSSQTPREEAGSWQNSISLENQLQVFDNTFDPMVYATLEYERQTPVGKVIPRINYSNRFNTHGVQYELDLYPRVSKTFYAYLNYGYSAAPTYPVHRAGVELFANLPSAMEVSLGGRHLDFRETSVRLITGSFGLYRGNYYLNFRPFVSVFRDRDPGFSGSILARRYLDHATHYLGLRAVYGFNPELQQLRSGDQLLAESLFFVESQQVQLEYQFTGASRRNRYRAQLGLARQELVLEPGSFFLAIQAGLRYQAGF, from the coding sequence ATGATTATTTCGAGGAAAATATTCAAAGTATGTGTGTTTGCCACCGGCATCTGCCTCAGTACTCAGGGCCAGCGGTCCGGGTATGACCCGGATGTGGTTTTGGAATACGCCCAGACCCTGGCCTTCTCGGGTCAAACCGGCCCGGCCAGGGATACCCTGGCGGCCGTCTTAACGGATTACCCGGAATATACCGATGTGGAGACCCTGCTGGCAAAGACGTATAGTTGGGAGGGGAATTACGACCAGGCCCGGCGGCACCTGAACCGGGTGACGTCCCGGGAGCGCCTGCATACGGAATCCTGGCTGGCTGCCATCCGCAATGAACAATACGCCGGGAACAGGAGCCTCGCCCTGGGGCTGGCAAACAAGGCGCTGATGTATCTGGGGCCGGACAGTGCAATTACGCGTATCCGCAAGGAAATCCTCGATTCCAAATCGAGCCAAACACCCCGGGAAGAGGCGGGATCCTGGCAGAACAGCATCAGCCTTGAAAACCAATTGCAGGTCTTTGACAATACCTTCGATCCGATGGTATATGCTACTTTGGAATACGAGCGCCAAACCCCTGTAGGAAAGGTTATCCCGCGGATCAATTACAGCAATCGCTTCAATACGCATGGCGTCCAGTATGAATTGGATCTGTATCCGCGGGTGTCCAAAACCTTCTACGCCTATCTTAATTACGGTTACTCCGCAGCCCCGACCTACCCCGTTCACCGGGCAGGGGTGGAGCTATTCGCAAACCTTCCCTCGGCCATGGAGGTATCCCTGGGAGGGCGGCACCTCGATTTCAGGGAGACTTCCGTTCGGCTGATTACCGGATCCTTTGGCCTGTACAGGGGGAATTACTACCTGAATTTCCGACCTTTTGTAAGTGTTTTCCGGGACCGGGATCCGGGATTTTCCGGAAGTATCCTGGCCCGCAGATATCTGGATCACGCCACCCATTATCTCGGGTTGCGGGCCGTTTACGGATTCAACCCGGAATTACAGCAATTGCGATCCGGGGATCAGCTCCTGGCCGAATCATTGTTTTTTGTGGAATCCCAGCAAGTGCAGTTGGAATACCAGTTTACCGGTGCCTCCCGAAGAAACCGCTACCGGGCGCAATTAGGGCTTGCCCGACAGGAACTGGTCCTGGAACCCGGTTCGTTTTTCCTGGCAATTCAGGCCGGGTTGCGCTACCAGGCCGGTTTTTAG